CGCTCGGCGACACCGACATGGCGCGCAATGACATCGAACGGCTGCTCGACACCGTCACCAACCCAACCGATCGAGCCGCGGCTGAGCAGGTCCTCGGCCGGATCGAGCGCGACAACGGCGACATCCTGCGTGCTGTCGAACTGCTGGAGGATGTCCATCGGCGACTCATCGACCTCGGGGCCGGTCAGGAGCGTGTCTCGGAAGCGACGCTCGACTTGGCAATGGCACTCCGGCTGGCGGGCCGCGCCCAGGAGTCGATCGCGCTGTTGCACAGCGTCGCGGCGACCGCCGTGCCAGCTCTCGCCGCCCGCGTCATGCTGCAGATCGGCACCAGCGCCGCATTCGCCGGCGACTACGATGCGGCGATTGATGCCTACGATCGCGCACTCGCCCAACTGCCGGACGGCGAAGATCGTGCCGTCGCGCGCTATAACCGCGCGGTCGCGCTACGCGAAATCGGGCGGCTGGAGGATGCACGCGAGGACCTGCGTCGCGGTCTGATTGACAACGCGAGCGCCAACGAGCGCACCGAGTTCGACCTGCTCCTGCTGCTCGGTATCGTCGAGCGTGAACGCGACGACCAGCAACGCTCGCTCGACACGCTCGGCGAGGCTGCCGCGCTGATGCCCGACGGCGACCCGCACGGTCGCGCGCGTCTGGAGATCGGCACAACCCTCGCGCTCACCGGTCTGGTCGGGCTGGCGATCGACGAGTTCAGTGCCGCTGCGCATCTCTGCGCCGATCCCGACGATCGCGCACGCGCCTGGCGAGGGCGCGCCGCCGCGCGGCAGGAACTCGGCCTGAACGACCTGGCGCTGGACGACTACGCCCGCGCGGCGCAGGAGGCAACCGATCCGGATGAGCGCGCACGCGGCCACCTGACGCGCGCGATGATGCTCTCATCCCTTGATCGCCGCGCCGATGCCCTGGCCGCCAGCGATGCCGCCGCCGAATCCGCCCACGACCCGGCAGTGCTGCGGCAGGTGCTGGTCCAGCGCGGCGCGCTCCGCTCGGCCACCGGCGACCTGGACGGCGCGATCGCCGATCTGGAGCTCGGCCGCCAACTGGCGACGCAGGCCGGAGATGCCGATCTCGCCGCGCGGGTCGCGGTCGACCTCGGCGCGATTCACGCCGCCATTGGTCAGGAAGATGAGGCGATCGCGCTCTTCCAGAGTGGCGCGAGCGAGACGGCCGACTATCACGTCGCCTACACGGCGCAGATGCACCTGGGCAGTATCCACGTCTCCCGCCGCGAGCCACTGCAGGCGCTCACCGCATTCGACCGCGCAGCAGCAGCAGCACAGGACGACCGCGAAGCCCGCGCACGGGCGTTCCTCGCTCACGCCGGAGCAGCCCAACGCTTCCACCGCTACGCCACAGCCGAGCAGGACTACGCCCGTGTCGTCACGCTCCAGCCCAGCCATCAGGCGCTCGACCAGGCGACGATCGGGCAGAACACGATCTCGAATCATCTGGATGGTCTGCGCCAGGTTCGGCAGGAGCTGACCGCGCTGATGCGTGCGCCCGAGGAGCCGAGCTTCCGCGCCGGCCCGATGCTGCAGCGCGGCGTCATCGCCATGCAGCTTGGTGATCTGGAGGCCGCCGAGGTCGACTTCACCCGCGCCGCCCGTCTCTACCAGACTCTGCCCGACCGCGCTCTCGCCGAAGCACATCTGGCGCTGCTGGCCGCCCATCGCGGTCAGTGCGACACCGCAGCCACACACCTGTCGACCGCCGTCGACCTCGACCCAGTTCGCGCCTTCGCCGACCAGCTTGTGGCTGAGGCGGACTGGAATAACTGTCCGGGTGTCTGGGATAGCACCGTTGGGTCGAACGCCAGCTGACCACCCCGGTGGTGTCGTGTCATTGAGTAGTCGACCGCGGTGTTTCTGTCAGGCAAGCCGCCTCCGGAACCTTCGTAGGGGCAGTGCCCCGGCCTGTCCGTCGCGGAGTGCCAACGTCCAAGGCGCACCCAGGCATTGGCGATATTCCTGCGCTG
This Thermomicrobiales bacterium DNA region includes the following protein-coding sequences:
- a CDS encoding tetratricopeptide repeat protein; translated protein: MTTDESRTGAFTDIVDALNAGDLAAVFRLIEQELGSSPDQGRRYALHLMRARLRFVADDAGLVFPDLDAALQLASSAEEQAAVLQVRAEVAEALGDTDMARNDIERLLDTVTNPTDRAAAEQVLGRIERDNGDILRAVELLEDVHRRLIDLGAGQERVSEATLDLAMALRLAGRAQESIALLHSVAATAVPALAARVMLQIGTSAAFAGDYDAAIDAYDRALAQLPDGEDRAVARYNRAVALREIGRLEDAREDLRRGLIDNASANERTEFDLLLLLGIVERERDDQQRSLDTLGEAAALMPDGDPHGRARLEIGTTLALTGLVGLAIDEFSAAAHLCADPDDRARAWRGRAAARQELGLNDLALDDYARAAQEATDPDERARGHLTRAMMLSSLDRRADALAASDAAAESAHDPAVLRQVLVQRGALRSATGDLDGAIADLELGRQLATQAGDADLAARVAVDLGAIHAAIGQEDEAIALFQSGASETADYHVAYTAQMHLGSIHVSRREPLQALTAFDRAAAAAQDDREARARAFLAHAGAAQRFHRYATAEQDYARVVTLQPSHQALDQATIGQNTISNHLDGLRQVRQELTALMRAPEEPSFRAGPMLQRGVIAMQLGDLEAAEVDFTRAARLYQTLPDRALAEAHLALLAAHRGQCDTAATHLSTAVDLDPVRAFADQLVAEADWNNCPGVWDSTVGSNAS